From a region of the Gossypium raimondii isolate GPD5lz chromosome 10, ASM2569854v1, whole genome shotgun sequence genome:
- the LOC105778393 gene encoding chlorophyllase-2, with amino-acid sequence MSAPTSLATNVFGFGSYTTMLQKVESVTTSSMPVPPPKSLLIATPSEAGEFPLLIFLHGYLLYNSFYSQLLQHVASHGFIVIAPQLYIVAGPDTTDEIKSTAAITNWLSKGVLQGLLPPYVRPNLSKLALAGHSRGGKVAFALALQKTMTKLKFSTLIGIDPVDGMDKGKQTPPPVLTYIPHSFDLDMAVMVIGSGLGEVKRNPLFPPCAPKGVNHEDFFKECRKPACHIVAKDYGHLDMLDDETNGFRGRSSYCLCKNGEAREPMRRFVGGVVVASMKAYLNGDNTDLIAIKDGHEAAPVELKTIEFLV; translated from the exons ATGTCTGCTCCCACTTCTTTGGCTACAAATGTTTTTGGGTTCGGAAGCTACACCACTATGCTTCAGAAGGTGGAGTCAGTTACCACTTCTTCAATGCCTGTTCCACCCCCAAAGTCACTTCTAATTGCCACACCTTCTGAAGCAGGAGAATTCCCATTACTCATTTTCCTCCATGGTTACCTTCTTTACAACTCTTTCTACTCTCAGCTTCTCCAGCATGTTGCTTCCCATGGCTTCATTGTTATTGCTCCTCAG TTGTACATCGTGGCTGGACCAGATACAACAGATGAGATTAAGTCAACAGCTGCAATCACCAATTGGTTATCCAAAGGGGTACTCCAAGGGTTGCTTCCACCATATGTTCGGCCAAACTTAAGCAAGCTTGCACTTGCCGGCCACAGTCGAGGAGGCAAAGTTGCTTTCGCCCTAGCTCTGCAGAaaacaatgactaaattaaagttttcaACCTTAATAGGCATAGACCCAGTCGATGGAATGGACAAAGGGAAACAAACGCCACCTCCGGTACTCACCTACATTCCTCATTCATTCGATCTTGATATGGCAGTGATGGTAATCGGTTCGGGTCTTGGTGAAGTGAAAAGAAATCCTTTGTTCCCTCCTTGCGCTCCCAAGGGAGTTAACCATGAAGATTTCTTCAAAGAATGTCGAAAACCGGCTTGTCATATTGTTGCCAAGGACTATGGTCATCTTGACATGTTGGATGATGAGACTAACGGGTTCAGAGGACGTTCATCATATTGTTTGTGCAAAAATGGGGAGGCTAGGGAGCCCATGAGGAGGTTTGTTGGAGGAGTTGTTGTTGCCTCCATGAAAGCTTATCTTAATGGAGATAACACAGACTTGATTGCTATAAAAGATGGGCATGAAGCTGCACCGGTGGAGCTTAAAACGATTGAATTTCTTGTTTAA